Proteins co-encoded in one Dyadobacter sp. CECT 9275 genomic window:
- a CDS encoding esterase-like activity of phytase family protein — protein MHGISGIEYIKSKKQWHFASDRGAYYIFEGIRNIRDFGKLEDKITPKLTPYWFESIRVDPVTDRFFFAVENEYKPLWENPDTTTYVAYYNQYLPKKFTPAYLIPPTHLFADNKGIEAIAISDSGKVWIAPEAGWKGEATLLQDTIHILRFADHGAGYMQEGIYSYNLERNGCPNSTSGEELGGISEIVALGENQLLVLERCYDNGPGGSDRIKARLWLATVQGRQLIKSPEPAFDFNKELPFAPDNLEAMAWWPSENGKRRLLIVSDDNPGLKNKQRTQLILLEEN, from the coding sequence ATGCACGGAATTTCTGGCATTGAATATATTAAGTCGAAGAAGCAATGGCATTTTGCGAGCGACAGAGGCGCCTATTATATTTTTGAGGGAATCCGCAATATCAGGGATTTCGGAAAGCTGGAAGACAAGATTACCCCAAAACTAACCCCTTACTGGTTTGAATCCATCCGTGTTGATCCGGTGACGGACAGGTTCTTTTTTGCAGTCGAAAACGAGTACAAACCATTATGGGAAAATCCCGATACCACCACTTATGTTGCTTACTACAACCAGTACCTTCCCAAAAAGTTTACCCCTGCTTACCTGATCCCCCCAACACACCTTTTTGCGGATAACAAAGGAATTGAAGCAATAGCCATCTCGGACAGCGGGAAAGTGTGGATTGCACCCGAAGCTGGCTGGAAGGGCGAGGCAACCCTGCTGCAGGATACCATCCATATTTTACGCTTTGCGGATCATGGTGCCGGATATATGCAGGAAGGTATTTACAGCTACAACCTGGAAAGAAATGGTTGCCCCAACAGTACCTCAGGTGAAGAACTGGGAGGTATTTCTGAAATTGTAGCACTGGGAGAAAACCAGCTTCTGGTACTGGAAAGGTGTTATGACAACGGACCCGGCGGATCGGATCGGATAAAGGCCCGGTTATGGCTGGCAACCGTGCAGGGCCGTCAATTGATAAAATCCCCTGAACCAGCTTTTGACTTTAATAAAGAATTGCCCTTCGCCCCGGATAACCTGGAGGCAATGGCCTGGTGGCCGTCCGAAAACGGAAAAAGGCGATTGCTCATCGTGAGTGACGATAACCCTGGCCTGAAAAACAAACAAAGAACCCAGCTTATTCTGCTGGAAGAAAACTAA